A single window of Sulfurovum riftiae DNA harbors:
- the panC gene encoding pantoate--beta-alanine ligase produces MIIARTIEALQKAKEALDGSIGFVPTMGALHHGHLSLIQQARKENDYLIVSIFVNPTQFLEGEDLDAYPRREEADRKICEVAGVDILFMPTIDQMYERDELCIGAPAIRGYILEGEKRPGHFDGMLQVVMKLLNLSSATRAYFGKKDAQQLALITQMVKNYFMDVQIIPCEIVRDDKGLALSSRNVYLTEEEKQRALSLSRSLKRASKMVMAGELDVRTIKKEMMQVLSETDRVEYVAIVDRDFNALESVEIGNSIILVAALVGKPRLIDNIWI; encoded by the coding sequence ATGATCATTGCACGAACCATCGAAGCGTTACAGAAAGCAAAAGAAGCATTGGACGGAAGCATTGGTTTCGTGCCGACTATGGGTGCGCTGCATCATGGGCACCTTTCTCTCATTCAGCAGGCAAGAAAAGAGAATGACTATCTTATTGTCTCTATTTTTGTCAATCCGACACAATTCCTTGAAGGAGAGGACCTCGATGCCTATCCGCGCAGGGAAGAGGCGGACAGGAAGATCTGTGAAGTGGCTGGGGTTGACATTTTGTTCATGCCGACGATCGACCAGATGTATGAGAGAGATGAACTCTGCATCGGTGCGCCGGCCATACGCGGGTACATACTTGAAGGAGAGAAACGTCCGGGGCATTTTGACGGTATGCTTCAGGTAGTGATGAAACTGCTGAACCTCTCCTCTGCGACACGGGCCTATTTCGGGAAAAAAGATGCGCAGCAGCTGGCACTGATTACCCAGATGGTCAAAAACTATTTTATGGATGTTCAGATCATTCCCTGTGAGATCGTGCGAGATGACAAAGGCCTGGCTTTGAGTTCACGGAATGTCTACCTTACGGAAGAGGAGAAGCAGAGGGCACTCTCTCTTTCGCGTTCTCTCAAACGTGCCAGTAAGATGGTCATGGCAGGTGAACTCGATGTACGAACCATTAAAAAAGAGATGATGCAGGTTCTATCTGAGACGGACCGTGTGGAGTATGTAGCGATCGTTGACAGGGATTTCAATGCACTGGAAAGTGTGGAGATAGGCAACAGTATCATTCTGGTGGCCGCCTTGGTAGGGAAGCCCAGGTTGATAGACAATATCTGGATCTAA
- the prfB gene encoding peptide chain release factor 2, with protein sequence MDAYEYGELLKNLSKKMENITNIVKPDQLQKRLDEIEEMQQDPDFWNDTEKAGKISQEKTRTERILATYHNANDAVYDAIEYFEMAKAEKDEETLEMLYEDADSLKERTNALEVQMMLSGEHDSNNAIVSIHPGAGGTESQDWASMLYRMYLRWAERHDFKVEVLDYQPGEEAGIKDVSFIIKGENAYGYLKVENGIHRLVRISPFDSNAKRHTSFTSVMVSPEIDDDIDIEIEDKDIRIDTYRASGAGGQHVNKTESAIRITHEPTGIVVQCQNDRSQHKNKAAAMKMLKSRLYEYEMAKKQAEIDGVEKSDIGWGHQIRSYVMQPYQQVKDTRSNQAFTNVEAILDGDIDKLLEGVLIAQAK encoded by the coding sequence ATGGATGCTTACGAATACGGCGAACTGCTCAAAAACCTCTCCAAGAAGATGGAGAACATCACCAACATTGTCAAACCCGACCAGCTGCAGAAACGTCTCGATGAGATCGAAGAGATGCAGCAGGACCCCGACTTCTGGAACGATACGGAAAAAGCGGGAAAGATCTCCCAGGAGAAGACAAGGACCGAACGCATTTTGGCAACCTACCACAATGCCAACGATGCTGTCTATGATGCCATTGAGTATTTTGAGATGGCAAAGGCTGAGAAAGATGAAGAGACACTTGAGATGCTCTATGAAGATGCCGATTCACTCAAGGAGCGTACCAATGCCCTTGAAGTACAGATGATGCTCAGCGGCGAACATGACAGCAACAATGCCATTGTCTCCATTCACCCCGGAGCCGGAGGTACGGAAAGTCAGGACTGGGCAAGTATGCTCTACCGTATGTATCTGCGATGGGCTGAACGTCACGATTTCAAAGTGGAAGTACTGGACTACCAGCCTGGTGAGGAAGCGGGTATCAAAGATGTCTCTTTCATCATCAAGGGAGAGAATGCCTACGGTTACCTCAAAGTGGAGAACGGTATCCATCGTCTGGTGCGAATCTCTCCGTTCGACTCCAATGCCAAACGCCATACTTCGTTCACCTCCGTCATGGTCTCACCGGAGATCGATGACGACATCGACATCGAGATAGAGGACAAAGATATCCGCATCGATACCTACCGTGCTTCGGGTGCAGGAGGGCAGCATGTCAACAAGACCGAGTCGGCCATCCGTATTACCCATGAACCTACAGGCATCGTCGTACAATGCCAGAATGACCGTTCACAGCACAAGAACAAAGCAGCTGCAATGAAGATGCTGAAATCACGTCTATACGAATACGAAATGGCCAAGAAACAGGCAGAGATAGACGGTGTTGAAAAATCGGACATCGGATGGGGACACCAGATACGCTCTTACGTCATGCAGCCCTATCAGCAGGTCAAAGATACCAGAAGCAACCAAGCATTCACCAATGTCGAGGCGATCCTGGACGGGGATATAGATAAGTTGCTGGAAGGCGTATTGATCGCGCAGGCGAAATAG
- a CDS encoding ABC transporter ATP-binding protein → MSQPLLEATGISHSFDYLLFSDIHFSIASRQSAAIVGRSGSGKSTLLHIFSTFLQPNKGEVTLLEHDLYTLNNEEIEALRRYDVGIIFQFHYLFKGMSALENISVATMLSGEEIDNAILKKLQIDHLMAHKTSELSGGEQQRVSIARVLSKKPRIIFADEPTGNLDKETAELVMDVLTAYIKEHEAALVLVTHDETMAERCDAVYRLEEKMLKEVV, encoded by the coding sequence ATGTCCCAACCTTTATTGGAAGCTACCGGTATCTCACACAGTTTCGACTATCTTCTTTTTTCAGATATCCATTTCTCTATTGCATCAAGACAGAGTGCAGCCATCGTTGGACGAAGCGGCAGCGGAAAATCCACGCTTTTGCATATCTTCTCTACTTTTCTTCAGCCCAATAAAGGGGAAGTGACGCTTCTGGAGCATGACCTCTACACCCTGAACAATGAAGAGATAGAAGCGCTCAGGCGTTATGATGTCGGGATCATCTTTCAGTTCCATTACCTGTTTAAAGGCATGAGCGCACTGGAGAACATCTCTGTGGCGACCATGCTTTCAGGTGAAGAGATAGACAATGCCATACTGAAAAAACTGCAGATAGACCATTTGATGGCACACAAGACCTCGGAACTCTCCGGGGGTGAACAGCAGAGGGTCTCCATTGCCAGGGTACTCAGTAAGAAGCCTCGCATCATCTTTGCCGATGAACCGACAGGAAATCTGGACAAAGAGACAGCCGAACTGGTCATGGATGTACTGACTGCGTACATCAAAGAGCATGAGGCTGCACTGGTGCTTGTGACACATGACGAGACCATGGCAGAGCGTTGTGATGCTGTCTACAGACTCGAAGAGAAGATGCTGAAGGAAGTGGTATGA
- the tsf gene encoding translation elongation factor Ts: MANFGPKDIKKLREMTDAGMMDCKKALTAADGDMDKAVEWLRDQGLGAAAKKAGKVAAEGAIGVKVEGHKAVIVEINSQTDFVAQNDKFKEVMNTVVNHAFENNLPDAEAINNSEINGQPFSEYLSLQIATIGENLVVRRAALINGDENTAVNGYVHSNGQNGVIIEARCDSAKTAEAMTPVLREIAMHAAAMAPTTLSYKDFDPKFVEEETQGRIVAIEKENEELRRLGKTEKNIPQYISMSQLTDEVLAAAEEALKAELAAEGKPEKIWDKILPGKLARFISDNTTLDQEQCLLDQKFVMDDSKTVLEYVQEKAKAAGGTADLVHFVRLEVGEGIEVEEEDFAAEVAKQMA, translated from the coding sequence ATGGCGAATTTCGGACCAAAAGATATCAAAAAACTCAGAGAGATGACCGATGCAGGAATGATGGATTGTAAAAAAGCCCTCACAGCTGCTGACGGCGACATGGACAAAGCGGTTGAGTGGCTCAGAGACCAGGGTCTCGGAGCTGCTGCCAAAAAAGCCGGAAAAGTTGCGGCTGAAGGTGCCATCGGTGTCAAAGTGGAAGGTCACAAAGCTGTGATCGTCGAGATCAACTCCCAGACAGACTTCGTTGCACAGAACGACAAGTTCAAAGAAGTAATGAATACGGTTGTGAACCATGCATTCGAGAACAACCTTCCTGATGCGGAAGCGATCAACAATTCCGAGATCAACGGACAGCCTTTTTCAGAGTACCTTTCACTTCAGATCGCAACGATCGGTGAAAACCTTGTGGTAAGAAGAGCTGCATTGATCAATGGTGACGAGAACACAGCAGTGAACGGTTATGTGCATTCAAATGGCCAGAACGGTGTTATCATCGAAGCAAGATGTGATTCGGCTAAAACGGCTGAAGCAATGACTCCTGTACTTAGAGAAATTGCGATGCATGCAGCTGCTATGGCTCCTACCACACTCTCCTACAAAGATTTCGATCCCAAGTTCGTGGAAGAAGAGACACAGGGCAGGATCGTAGCGATCGAAAAAGAGAATGAAGAGCTCAGACGTTTGGGTAAAACAGAAAAGAACATTCCTCAGTATATCTCTATGAGCCAGCTGACAGACGAAGTACTGGCAGCGGCTGAAGAGGCACTCAAAGCAGAACTTGCTGCAGAAGGTAAACCGGAAAAGATCTGGGACAAGATCCTTCCGGGTAAACTTGCAAGATTCATCTCAGACAATACAACACTTGATCAGGAGCAGTGTCTTCTTGACCAGAAATTCGTAATGGATGACAGTAAAACAGTGCTTGAATACGTTCAGGAAAAAGCAAAAGCAGCTGGCGGTACAGCTGACCTTGTACACTTCGTAAGACTTGAAGTGGGTGAAGGTATCGAAGTTGAAGAAGAAGACTTCGCTGCTGAAGTTGCAAAGCAGATGGCGTAA